The genomic region TTGGTATGGTACGGTTTTTTTTATTATTATTAATTCTTAAAAAAACTCTAGCTTAACCGTAAGGAATTTTTCTATTTTTGGAATAGCTTGACGTGTTGAAAATATTATAATTCTATCATCAGGATTAATTATACTCTCTCCAGAAGGAATTGTTACCTTATCCCCTCTAATTATACCTACTATAAGAGCGCCTTTAGGAAAAGGTACGTTTTTAAGGGGTTTTCCTACTATTTGAGACGTTGCAAGGGCAACCGCTTCAATTACTTCTCCTTGTTCGCCTTTAATAGACATGGCTGAAAGAACTTTTCCTTTTCTCACGTATTGAAGAATGCTATTAATAGCTGAAAGTCTTGGATTCACCACCATGTGCATACCAAGAGCAGACATTAAAGGCATATAACTAAATTTGCTTATTTTTGTTATTGTTTTTTTTGCCCCCATCCTTTGAACAAGCAAAGACGTAAGAATATTAGTTTCTTCATCATTTGTTAAAGATACAACAAAGTCGGCATCAGATACATTTTCTTCCATAAGAAGTTGATGGTCTGAACCGTCTCCATGAAGAACAATTGTTTTATCAAGTCTTTTAGCAAGCTCTGCGCATCTTTTCTGATCTTTTTCGATAATTTTAGTATAAATAGATTTTTTTTCAAGGAGACTTGCAAGTCTAATAGCTATTCTTCCACCTCCAATTATAAGAACTCTCTTTACAGGATGAGCTATCTTATCAAATACAGAAAGCGTT from Desulfobacterales bacterium harbors:
- the trkA gene encoding Trk system potassium transporter TrkA, with product MKIVIVGAGEVGFHIANRLALENKNVVVIDKNPDALRRVADNIDVQVIQGSGSNPSILEEAGIREANIMLAVTNQDETNLVACVVTDIISPSTKKIARIRNADFDKYHDTLRYNPPHIDTVINPEIEVVKTIDRLMTVPGAVEVGEFANGLVKVVGINLEENSRLRGLRLLDLPSVIQKSRPLIAAIVRDDQLIIPRGDDVLLHKDLIYFTCEVDKLTETLSVFDKIAHPVKRVLIIGGGRIAIRLASLLEKKSIYTKIIEKDQKRCAELAKRLDKTIVLHGDGSDHQLLMEENVSDADFVVSLTNDEETNILTSLLVQRMGAKKTITKISKFSYMPLMSALGMHMVVNPRLSAINSILQYVRKGKVLSAMSIKGEQGEVIEAVALATSQIVGKPLKNVPFPKGALIVGIIRGDKVTIPSGESIINPDDRIIIFSTRQAIPKIEKFLTVKLEFF